The following are from one region of the Pseudazoarcus pumilus genome:
- a CDS encoding IS110 family RNA-guided transposase yields the protein MKITRLGIDLAKQVFQLHGVDERGHRVLRRQVRRAQLLEYLARLEPCLIGMEACAGAHHWARRLRELGHDVRLIAPQFVKPYVRGNKNDANDAEAICEAVGRPDMRFVRIKTVAQQDIQALHRVRSERVTSRTALVNQIRGLVGEYGIAIAQGVRQVRVALPVLIENADERLSEAFVQILSEQYDDLVALDERIARLDAQIERIAREDGAARRLMSLRGVGPITATALVASLGDGRQFARARQASAWAGIVPAQHASGGKQRLLGISKRGDAYVRTLLIHGARSVIKNCAHKDDALSCWVQALCARRNKNVAAVALANKTLRMAWALLVRGGEYDPEHARTRTEEPVGVA from the coding sequence ATGAAGATTACGCGCCTTGGCATTGATCTGGCAAAGCAGGTGTTTCAGTTGCATGGGGTGGATGAGCGGGGTCATCGGGTGTTGCGCCGTCAGGTACGGCGGGCGCAGCTGCTGGAGTATCTGGCGCGTCTTGAGCCGTGCCTGATCGGGATGGAGGCGTGCGCCGGTGCGCACCACTGGGCGCGGCGCCTGCGCGAGCTGGGCCATGATGTGCGGCTCATTGCGCCGCAATTTGTGAAGCCGTACGTGCGTGGCAACAAGAACGATGCCAACGACGCGGAGGCGATCTGCGAAGCGGTGGGTCGTCCGGACATGCGCTTTGTGCGCATCAAGACGGTGGCGCAGCAGGACATTCAGGCGCTGCACCGGGTGCGCAGCGAGCGGGTGACCTCACGCACGGCGCTGGTCAATCAGATTCGCGGCCTGGTGGGCGAGTACGGGATTGCGATCGCACAAGGGGTCAGGCAGGTACGGGTGGCGCTGCCCGTGCTGATCGAGAACGCAGACGAGCGGCTCAGCGAGGCGTTCGTGCAGATTCTGTCGGAACAGTACGACGATCTGGTCGCGCTCGATGAGCGCATCGCCCGGCTCGACGCACAGATCGAGCGCATCGCGCGCGAGGATGGGGCCGCGCGACGGCTGATGAGTTTGCGCGGAGTGGGCCCGATCACCGCCACCGCGCTGGTGGCCAGCTTGGGCGATGGCCGTCAGTTCGCCCGGGCGCGCCAGGCCAGTGCCTGGGCGGGGATCGTGCCAGCGCAGCACGCGAGCGGGGGCAAGCAGCGCCTGCTGGGCATCAGCAAGCGCGGTGACGCGTATGTGCGCACCTTGCTTATCCACGGCGCGCGCTCGGTGATCAAGAACTGCGCGCACAAGGACGATGCGTTGAGCTGTTGGGTGCAGGCGCTGTGCGCGCGACGCAACAAGAACGTGGCCGCGGTGGCGCTGGCCAACAAGACGCTACGCATGGCCTGGGCGTTGTTGGTGCGAGGCGGTGAGTACGATCCGGAGCATGCACGAACACGGACCGAAGAGCCTGTGGGTGTGGCGTGA
- a CDS encoding YggT family protein translates to MLATILFLLLNFVFGAFTLLLLVRFFMQWQRVPFHNQMGHFVLATTDWLVRPLRRVVPGLWGLDMASLLPAWLAQVAFVAIELVLRGVPFGGAGGVALGLAGMGLVGLARMAVYVIFALVLVSAVLSWVSPHAPAAPMIRRLAEPFLRPFRRIVPTIANVDLSPLVLLLLLQIVLVVLAGLRGNFLPLIVGG, encoded by the coding sequence ATGCTCGCGACCATTCTCTTCCTGCTGCTCAACTTCGTCTTCGGCGCCTTCACATTGCTGCTGCTGGTGCGTTTTTTCATGCAGTGGCAGCGCGTGCCCTTCCACAACCAGATGGGTCATTTCGTGCTCGCCACCACCGACTGGCTGGTGCGGCCGCTGCGCCGCGTCGTGCCCGGCCTGTGGGGGCTGGACATGGCCAGCCTGCTGCCGGCCTGGCTCGCTCAGGTGGCCTTCGTCGCGATCGAACTCGTGCTGCGTGGTGTGCCCTTCGGCGGAGCCGGTGGAGTCGCGCTGGGGCTGGCCGGCATGGGCCTGGTGGGGCTGGCGCGCATGGCGGTGTATGTGATCTTCGCGCTGGTGCTGGTGTCGGCGGTGCTCTCGTGGGTCAGCCCGCATGCGCCGGCCGCGCCGATGATCCGCCGTCTGGCCGAACCCTTTCTGCGCCCGTTCCGGCGCATCGTGCCAACCATCGCCAACGTCGACCTGTCGCCGCTGGTGCTGCTGCTGTTGCTGCAGATCGTGCTGGTGGTGCTGGCCGGGCTGCGCGGCAACTTCCTGCCGCTGATCGTCGGCGGCTGA